The DNA window CGAAGGCATCGTACACGCGGTGCCAGCGCAACCAGACTGTCTCAATGTATCGGACCTTAATCACTTCGTGTATCTGACCATCGCTCATTGCCATCAAGAGTGCCAGCTGCAACATTTCCATCTGTTCGCGGCGTAGCTGCAGCGCGGGAGCTGTGTGCGAGAATAAGTGATGCAGGAACGTGCCGGGTTGAGCCGGGGTGTCGTGACGGTCTACACCGATGAGATAGCCCTCCCGCCTTTGTGTCCGCAACGAAACCGCCTGCGTCTGGTGGAACAGCCGAAAGCCCATGCGCAGGTGCACCTGCAGCGCCTGTTCACCGTATACCTCCTTGGTGATAGAGCGTAGATGAAGCCCCTGATGCAGATGCAGGAAGCTGGCGATTAGCGGTCGATGCAGCTGTTCCAGCTGGCTCTCACTGAGGTCTTCTCGCCAGCCGTAGAAGGCGATGAGGCCGACCCCATGACCGCGGTGCGCCCGGATGAACTCGCTGGGGTAAAAAGCGGTGTCAGGGTAACGAAACACGGCACGGACAATGGTTCCCCTGTCATTACGCACGTGTTGGACAAACCCTTCCGATACCGCTGCACTCAATCCGAAGGCGACCACATGATCCTGCTCATCTACCACCACCGCACTGATTGCCCGCCCCTGTTGCAGCCACTGCTGCCATATCTGCGAGAGATACTGCTGCATGCCTGGTGTTTCCAGCTGCGCAGCTTGGCAAAGTGCGACGCACACGGGCAAGTCGTCTGGGACTGTGAATCGCACCTGGAAAGGCATGATTGTCACCTCCTGTGGTCTGTTACGCCACTCATTGCATGTTTTCCTGCACGGAGGGGCTGTTCTCTGTGCATTATGCAAAGTGAAAGTGTACTTATCGGTTATCAATGGTTAAGGGAAGAAGACGGGTCTGAAACGTATTGACGTTTCTCTGTGTGGTGTTGTACGATGCCAGTACCCGCTGCAAATTAAAAGGACCTATACGGAGGAGGTAGGATGATGTCCAGCGTTTCGCAAGCGCTCAGTATATCGGCTCTACGCCACCCGAAAGAGCAGACGTACCTCTTGGTGGGAGCGGTGATAGGTGCCATCGTGTGGCTGCTTTTGCTCCCGCTTCTTCTTATGTTGATCTGGTTTGTCATTCCATTCGCGATTGTACTGTGGATTGCGGAGCAGTTCTTCAGGGCGGAGCTACTGGGCAACGCGGTGAAGGTAAGCGACGAGCAGTATCCAGAGATTCATGCGATTGTCAAGAGTCAAGCTGGAGTTTTGAACCTCGCTAGTATCCCCGAGGTGTTTGTTATAAACAGTCAGGGGGCGATAAATGCACTTGCCGTCAAGTTTGTCTCGAAGAAGTACGTTATCTTGTATTCGTCTCTGATCGACGTGATGCTGGCGCATGGTTCCCTCAAGGAGTTGAGTATGGTGATAGGACATGAGCTCGGGCATCATGCCGTGGGGCACCTTGCCTGGTGGAAGACCTTCTTGCTGAAGCCAGCCATGTTCATCCCGTTCTTTGGCGCTGCTTACTCTCGAGCATGTGAGCTGACGGCGGACCGAATCGGGTTGTATTTGTGCGGCGACAGTGAAGCTGCCCGCAGAGGACTAATCGCTCTGGCGTCGGGAAGCATCTATCTGGCACCCAAGACCGCTGTCAAGGCGTTTACCGAGCAGGAGCGGCAGATGCCACCGCTATTTGGTTTCCTCCATGATTTATATGCGACTCATCCACGAACAACCAGACGGGTTCTCGAACTGGAGGCAGCGAAGTCTCTCATCGGAGGTACTCAGAATGGCTAAGAAGAAGATCGGATTAGAAGACAAGGACGGTCATTGGCACGAGGCAACGTACTATCCGGACAGCAGAGAGGTTTACTTGAAGGGTAGCTACGTGGGGAGAGCCAGCACAGTAGACGACGCAATCACTGTGGTCAGGCAAATACTCAATAAGCAGGTCAAACGCATCGAAATATCGGATGCATAGCGAGCGCAGATAAATAGCACCAGAGTGAGAGGACGACCCGTCTCTGTTATTTCATTCTTGCGATGATAAACAATCGGACCGAAAGTGTACTTATCGGTTATCAATGGTTAAGGGAAAAGACGGGTCTAAAACGTATTGACGTTCCCTGTGTCGCGCTGTATTCTATAAGCACCTGCTGCAGTTTAGAGCAACCTTTCGATTTGTTGACACAAGAGTAGTCGCCGGGCAAGCCGGTTCGCAGTAATCCGAGATGGGTGTTACATTCGATAAGGGAGGGGAGAGAAATGCAAGCGCTGCGCACTATGGGCAAAGTCTGGGCCGCAAGCGTATTGGTGCTCGCCCTGTGGCTGACTAATGGTTGCGGAGGGGGTGCTGGTATAAACGAACCACCCAAACCGCTTTGGGAAACCACTCGCGTTGTTGGACCTGAAGGCACCACCATTGAGACCCCCCAACAGTACGGCGCGAAGGTGGAAGTCGCGCCGGGTACATTCGATTCCGCCACTCAACTTCGTGTTCAAGTCTACCCACCGGAGGTAGCAGCGGGCAATCTTCCCCAAGGTGTAGCTCCCGCCAGCTACGTTGTCCGGATGGACTTTGAAGACACCCCTTCTGGTCAACAAGGGAACATATCTATATCATTAACTCTCCAAGCATCACGCCAAAGTGGTGATATGTGGTACTTGTTTTCCACAATTCCACAGAACAAAAATACAACTCCTGCCGTTGTGCTCAAGGGCTGGCACACATCAAAAGTTGGTCAGGAATTGAGGATTGACCTCTCCCAAGAAGACATTAAAAAGCTTCTTGAGCGGCTCTCGCAACCGCCGTATTTGCACTCGTTAACAACAGGAATGTACACGTACAACAGCAAACCTGCCCAAATCAGTCCTCGAGGACTGGTTAAATACGACCCACCAAGCCATAAATGGCGGGCTGACAATCCAGTTTGGAGCAATAAGCGCATTGCCATCCTTTTGCATGGTATGAAAAATGACATTGATAACATGTTAGATCTTGCCAAAGTTCTGCATGGTTACCGTGTCTATGACGAAATTTGGGGGTTTGATTACGACTGGAGTAGACACATTGATGAAAACGGCGAAGACCTTGGTATCGAAGTTGGTATAGCGTTGAAAAAGGCTGACAGACCGGCTCGGATAGATCTTTACGGACACAGTATGGGAGGCCTAGTAGCCCGGTGGGCATTAGAAAAGGAGGGTGCTTCACCATTTGTAGAGAGGCTTTTTACTTTCGGAACACCCCACCTTGGGGTGCCTATCGATGACCCAACAAATTTGCCAGGAAAGTGGGATTGGTTTCTCTATAACGCTATTCCGTGGCTAAGAGGTCTCAATACGGATGGTGTGAAAGATTTACTGGAACCCGGCAGTTCTTTCTTGGACAAACTGAATGACCACACTCCCGCTGCTAAGAATACGGTGTACATAGTGTTTGCCGGAACTAAATTTGAGGACTATTTGGGGAAATGTTTTTCGCGAAGTTGCTACACCGTAGGTATGTGGGCTTCTACACATGTATACAACACGCAGCTGCTGCTTGATGGAATCGTTGCCGTGTACAGCGCAGCGCCATTAGTATCGCCTAATCCTGTTGACAATGATTGGGCACGCCAAGTGATGCAGAATCAGGGATGGGGTGACATCACAAAACTGAAAGGCGCATACTGGGTGCTGGGCACACAGAATTTCTTGCTCGACCAAAACCACTCAGAGATCAAAGTGCCGAAGAAGGGCGCAGAAGATGCCCTAGTTCCTAGTGTCATAGATAACACGAACATCGTGATACGATAGCGGAGGATGATGGCGATGCAAAACACACTTCGTACTGCCTCGTGGTGGTTGCTCTTGCTCAGTACAGTATTAATCCCTGTCGGTTGCGGCGGAGGGGGAAAGATTCACTCGCCGACCGATCCCGACACAGAGCAGTTAGGTGCGACTGCTGCTTTCATCATTCGTTGGCCGCGCACGCGGCTGATACCGGATGGAACCAATCGCATCATCATATATGCGCACCACCAGCAAGCGAGAACAGCCTTCGCCTATGTGAAGGATCGGAGCGGTTCGGCGACGGAAGAGCGTATCAGCGTGGCAATCCCCTATGGCCAAGGCATCACCTTCAGCGCGGAAGCACGAAGGGTTCCGACGACCAAATACCACAATGTCCATCGCTTACCATTGAACCATCCTGATCTACGGGGGGGCGACCTGCTCGGGAGCGGGCACGATGGAACAGCACATAATGTGATGTATAAAAGTGTAGTCACCGCAACGGTTGAAATTCAGGCACCAGGAACCCCCGACCCCGGAACCGCTCGCGTAGACATTCGGGTGAACCAGGTCCTAGCCGACTTCTTCCCGCTGGTGCTGGTGTTGGAGTTGATACGCGACCAAGATGGCAATCCTATTACCAACCTCAATAGAAGCAACTTCGAAATTTGGGAAGACGGCGTGCCAGCCATCATCACGGATGTGCGCGTGATCACGCAAGGCGCAACAGACCTGTCCGCGTGCCTGGTGCTGGATCGCAGTGGCAGTATGGCGGGCCAACCGAATGCAGACCTTGAGCAAGCCGCATCTACTTTCGTGAACCTGATGGGCAATCGCGATTATGGAGCTGTTATCAACTTCTCCTATTACCACTCGATAGAGCTTTCGCAAGACTTCACTCAGGATAAAAACGCCTTGCTTGCTGCGATAAACGGACGTAGCGCGGCTGGCGCCACAGCGCTCTATTCGGCGATATGGCTCGGTCTAGAGGCTACCGCTCGGCAGCAGGGAGCAAAGGCTGTGATCGCGATGACCGATGGCAGAGACAATAACAGTGACAAAAGCGTCGATGACCTAATTACTCGCGCCACGCAAACAGGTATCCCTGTTTTCACGGTTGGCTTGGGTGATGTGGATGCATCCTCTCTGCAACGATTGGCGAATGAAACAGGCGGGCTTTATTTCTTCGCTCCCAGTTCAGACCAGCTGGAGGTAATTTACCGACGAATCTCGCGTCAGTTGCAGGGAGCGATCCAAATTACCTTCATCAGTCCTGATCCAC is part of the Bacillota bacterium genome and encodes:
- a CDS encoding VWA domain-containing protein; its protein translation is MQNTLRTASWWLLLLSTVLIPVGCGGGGKIHSPTDPDTEQLGATAAFIIRWPRTRLIPDGTNRIIIYAHHQQARTAFAYVKDRSGSATEERISVAIPYGQGITFSAEARRVPTTKYHNVHRLPLNHPDLRGGDLLGSGHDGTAHNVMYKSVVTATVEIQAPGTPDPGTARVDIRVNQVLADFFPLVLVLELIRDQDGNPITNLNRSNFEIWEDGVPAIITDVRVITQGATDLSACLVLDRSGSMAGQPNADLEQAASTFVNLMGNRDYGAVINFSYYHSIELSQDFTQDKNALLAAINGRSAAGATALYSAIWLGLEATARQQGAKAVIAMTDGRDNNSDKSVDDLITRATQTGIPVFTVGLGDVDASSLQRLANETGGLYFFAPSSDQLEVIYRRISRQLQGAIQITFISPDPQPAGRTRNLVIRYRYGQFQGETTSQYTY
- a CDS encoding M48 family metallopeptidase; the encoded protein is MLIWFVIPFAIVLWIAEQFFRAELLGNAVKVSDEQYPEIHAIVKSQAGVLNLASIPEVFVINSQGAINALAVKFVSKKYVILYSSLIDVMLAHGSLKELSMVIGHELGHHAVGHLAWWKTFLLKPAMFIPFFGAAYSRACELTADRIGLYLCGDSEAARRGLIALASGSIYLAPKTAVKAFTEQERQMPPLFGFLHDLYATHPRTTRRVLELEAAKSLIGGTQNG